In one Elusimicrobiales bacterium genomic region, the following are encoded:
- a CDS encoding tetratricopeptide repeat protein, with product MIAAALALSVAVAAAPAPGRLAACTSAGKELFAQRRLPEAEAKFRECVASWPEDAGAHVSLAGVLMTLKKFDQAAQEFTDALEKIDPNSPLAAYCHSRLGDIAVKKGKLDEAEDRYRRAAAIDPREVNSIIGLGRCSEIKKDWFPAAENYRRALALEPGNEMAKQGLRRVEPTVMSDAEILSELKFRRALVSDASELSPEAKLLFKDIRRAEEYGGVNYLAKRLRALPPDYTVEKDTGTPTYRLMFSYAGYLVYRNYISSDAVRFFEKKGIKLKDVVKLRAKNGALVFDPKEGGRLSSDGLEVYYYAMLGRKEYILPSEPLPPALWEKLSESDKLEVEMKRDKYMEISESEYLWLCRATNCAEETFTEKLDMRIREIMLGDGKKRKRYFIDTTGMRKDMGALASHIYRYRSGDTDTSGSGSTGFFGLGGSPKQKLCDKYGGISDAIEQ from the coding sequence ATGATTGCCGCCGCGCTGGCTTTGTCCGTGGCTGTTGCCGCCGCGCCCGCGCCGGGGCGGCTTGCGGCCTGCACAAGCGCGGGAAAAGAACTGTTTGCCCAGCGCCGGCTGCCGGAAGCGGAGGCAAAATTCAGGGAATGCGTAGCCTCCTGGCCGGAGGATGCGGGCGCGCATGTCAGCCTGGCCGGCGTGCTGATGACGCTGAAAAAATTTGACCAGGCCGCCCAGGAATTTACGGACGCGCTTGAAAAAATTGACCCCAACTCGCCGCTGGCGGCCTATTGCCACAGCCGGCTGGGCGACATAGCCGTGAAAAAGGGCAAGCTGGACGAGGCGGAGGACCGCTACCGCCGCGCCGCCGCCATAGACCCGCGCGAAGTCAACTCCATAATCGGCCTGGGCCGTTGCAGCGAGATAAAAAAGGACTGGTTTCCCGCCGCCGAAAATTACCGCAGGGCGCTGGCGCTGGAACCGGGCAACGAAATGGCCAAACAGGGGCTGCGTCGCGTGGAACCGACCGTGATGAGCGACGCCGAAATACTCTCCGAGCTTAAATTCCGCCGCGCGCTGGTGTCCGACGCGAGCGAGCTTTCCCCTGAAGCAAAACTGCTTTTCAAGGACATAAGGCGGGCGGAGGAGTACGGCGGCGTCAACTATCTGGCCAAAAGGCTGCGCGCGCTGCCGCCGGACTACACCGTGGAAAAAGACACCGGAACCCCGACGTACAGGCTTATGTTCAGCTATGCGGGATATCTGGTCTACCGCAACTATATATCCAGCGACGCGGTCCGGTTTTTTGAGAAAAAAGGCATAAAGCTCAAGGATGTGGTTAAGCTGCGCGCCAAAAACGGCGCCCTTGTGTTTGACCCCAAGGAGGGGGGGCGGCTCTCCTCGGACGGGCTGGAAGTTTATTATTATGCCATGCTGGGCCGCAAGGAATATATCCTGCCTTCGGAGCCGCTGCCGCCCGCGCTGTGGGAAAAGCTCAGCGAAAGCGACAAGCTGGAAGTCGAGATGAAACGCGACAAGTACATGGAAATATCCGAATCCGAATACCTGTGGCTGTGCCGGGCCACCAACTGCGCGGAGGAAACTTTCACTGAAAAACTGGACATGCGCATCCGCGAAATCATGCTTGGCGACGGTAAAAAACGCAAGCGCTATTTCATAGACACCACCGGCATGAGAAAGGATATGGGCGCGCTGGCCTCGCATATCTACCGCTACCGCAGCGGCGATACGGACACCTCCGGCTCCGGCAGCACCGGATTTTTCGGGCTGGGCGGCTCGCCCAAGCAGAAGCTTTGCGACAAATACGGGGGGATATCTGACGCCATAGAGCAATGA